One Zingiber officinale cultivar Zhangliang chromosome 10B, Zo_v1.1, whole genome shotgun sequence genomic window, AATTGACAAAGTCGGTCTCATCCTCGGAAAGCTCTCATTTTTCGCCCCTCATGATTGGCTTCTTTGACGCATTGGAGCCCAGCAAACCAAGCCACAACTAGGTGTCCTTAACGTAGCTCTCCACGGCTTTTATGTTGTTCACTTTCTTCCAAATCTCGATTAAAAATTCTACGGATTCTCAGAGCCCACacgaatcaatccaaaactcTAGCCTTGATCTTAAATTGTCATCGACTTATAGTGTCTCTTTGTGGTGTTAGGCGGAGGGCAAAGAAATTATATTTTCTTTAGTGgaataaaaaaatacttttgagtttttatgcttgtTCGATTAAATATGGATAAGGGTATATGGAAAAAAACAGATCAATTTGAAAATAACTACACGTTTTGGATATTACACCAGCCGTTCAGTAAAATGCCCCCACCTAAAACCACCTTTGGCCAACTATTAGAGCATTCGCAATGTTAATTTGTTATAACATTCATCATCTTATCAAAAAAGTATGAAATCCACTGTCATATACTCATTATAACAGCATTTTTTTTTACTCAAACCCTTTTTAACATTAATACTTATTATTTATGTATCCCACCATCTACTTATTCatctcttttattaattttttaaataatattaaaaaatttataattaaaaaaaagaaaatattaaaaaaattaagaaagaggGTGTTCAAGCTTTTGAACATTCTCTCTCTCCTCTTCATGTGAGTGTTATAATATTAAGAAAgagggagtgcatggttctgtggctgaaaggtccaggggtcgatccccggggtatcactgcctggggttaacgtctccgctatgtactttccacctgtgtacctatatttacctCCCTTTATATCCGTGGGATCGGCTCTAGGAGGACCACTGATGTGAcggttctatattttttttttataatattcatTTATAATGAAGAGGAGTATTAAATGAGTATTATAATATCTATTTAATATCCCATTGAGATGCTCTTACTGACATAAGGAAAACTAAAACGTGGCTAGGTTATAATAGAGTGCAAATCCAATTTGGCCTGAAACTTCTGGTAATGGCGTTGGAATCAGCGAAGAGGTCACTGGAAGAGGCGGCAGTGGAGACCCTTCCCACGCCTGCCCTAGACGCTCTACCTTCCAAGTTCTATGATGCCTTCCTCCTCCGTGGCCTCCGCATCGATCTCGTGGAGCCCGGTCGCCTCCTCTGCTCGTTGATCATTCCAGCTCGCCTCCTAGTCAGTCTTGTTCCCTTCTTTTGCGCATCAGCCTTTTCCGATCTGGACTCCATCCTTCTTCTGTGTCATTGCAGAACACAGGAAATTTTCTGCACGGCGGCGCTACCGCGTCACTGGTCGATCTTATCGGCTCTGCAGCTTTCTACACCGCTGGGGCAAAGACAAGGGGAACTCCTCTGGAAATTGGCGTCTCCTATTTGGATGCTGCCTTTGCCAACGTAGGTTCCTCGacatttaacttaattttttttgttaaatagtCTACGAATTATCTTACCGAATGGTGGTGTGACTCTCCTTCGTGGTTGGTTTGTTCTTTCTCGGAGGGATCCTTTCTTTACGAGAACGATCTGAAAGTATGGGATTATGTGCAATAAagctaaattttaattttagattactTAAGGTGGTATCCTAAAGGAATACTTTCTATTTGTTTTGACAAGAACCTGAAAAGTGATCAAGTCAAAGCTCCTTTTGCTGACCGTTTAATTAAAGATTTAGTTTTCCTTTACTCTTCATCAATAAGTTATTTTCTTGTAGACAAGACACCCTTCTTGGATGCCTATAAATTATCACCCTCTAAATAAAGTGAAGTCAGTGATCCTTTCCACCTCCATTATCCTTATGTGTCACATTTCTTAAAGGAATCAAATTTggagaatatttaaatttaaatttctgaTTTATGATTGGTGGCAATAATTTATATTGTTTGATAATGAACTTATTATGGATTGTTATTTTTTCAATCTGGGTAGATAATTAATTGGacaattgtattttttttatttgcataTTTGTTTTTTAGTTTTTGTCAGAGTTCTATAAAAGTTGTAGGCTCCATATAATCttcatatttcaattaataagaATTTTTCACTTTTTAATTCTCCACATGAGGTTTGGTTGTTGTGCATGTTACATCAATTCATATTAGTGCTGACCTTTTATTTTGGTCTTCAGTCTTTGTTATAGGTTGATGAACTTTTTCTTATTATCTCGGAATTCTACACTTCCTCTTACACACCAAATCCCTGAAGGAATTACCTTGCTCTCCGTTGTTCTTCTTTTACTTTGTTCTCAAAGCTTTCCGCTTACTCATGCCCTTTGTCATTGCTACCAAGAGTATCCCAACCTTTGTTGCCTGCATAACTCCCCTTAATACCCTGCCTCCTTCTGCCCACATAAAACCAGGTGATGCTGTGGTTGTGGCATCAGTTGAGTTGTTTTGCAGATCTTAATTGACATCACTAATGCCTGGAGCCCCCAAAAGAGACCCGATCTATTTAAATCTATACTTTAGGTCATATCTAAGCTGACTTACACTTGATGTTTCCTCTAACATAGCTTTATACTTGCTCCTTCTCTAAATGACCATGTGAACAAACATCATTTAATGTCACTATCCTTGCTTCCCCGACCTTCATAGCACGCAGTGTAATCATGCTCTTTGAGACCCTACTCACCACGGCCCAATAAGTCCCTGACTCTTCACCTTCCAACCATTGAAGGAGATGGAGAGCCAAAGGTTTTTAATTTATTGAAGGATAATGGATGTAATTAATTGAAGAAATAAGAAGAGATAAATGTGAGGGTGAATACAAGGGTTACCTTGCATCTATACTGACCCTTTCAAGAACACACATGAGGATAATACAAAAATTCAAGAAATCTCGTATAGGGTTCTTTGGGCTGTGAAAAGATGACTTTTTGAAGATATTGCATTCCAAATGTCTTCAAACTCTTCAAGCACTATTTAGCGACATTTAGTAAGTCAGTTTACTACTTTAAAACTCTATTTTCATGTGTTAAGTTGGTCTAACATGTtctatatgattttaaatcatatgttcttataattttgatataatatGCGATTTTGAACATTGTAAATTTTGAAATCCAAGTGCTAGGAGTTGTTAATCTCTATTTCTGACACTGATGTGGTGGGTTTATAATCGCTATCCTGCCTTGATATAGTGGCAAATCGTTGTTCTTAGTTTTTTCAGACCCTAATACGGAGGTTGAATCCGTTGTTCTGGCCCTACCTCTAGGACGGTTAAGTTTATAGGGCTGATATCAATAACCATGAAGAATTTCAAATCTCTGTTTTGACCATGATGTGGTGGGGTTATAATTGTTATTCTGTCCAATACAGTGGAAAATCATTTTTTAGACACTAATACAGTGGATGAATCCGCTGTATTGGCCTTACATCTTTGAGGGTTAGGTCCACTGCTATTTGTAACCAAGAGGAAGTTAAGAATTTTTTAGTGTTTAtatgaaataattttgattatgttcagtcaaaaattagctaaactatattTCAAGTTCTGTTCTGGTTCTTTATTTCTATTTCCATTACTATTTCTGGGAAATTACATGTTTAAGCaggttactatttttttttaagttatgaaTATATATATGCATGTTGATATTTTGTTCGGAATGACCCCTGCTCGTTAAGTGTTTTCTATGACACTCACCCCTTACCTCCCCTCCCCAAAAAAAGAATGAGAAAGAAATCAAAGAAGAAGAACAAACCCAGGCTTGAGGATGGTAAAATTTGGACAAAGGCTTGTGGAATTGTTGCTGTTTGGAAAAGTATTCTGCTGCAATGATTTTATTTTCATGGTGTAAGAAGATCGTTGTGATTttttggaataaagacccttttATATGTTTCCTGTACTTTGAGGTTTGTTGTTTTCAAATGTCTAATTTAGAAGCAACGCCTAGGTTTGCGCCTCTGGTGTTAGGTCGTGACATTTAATTGGTGTCAAAGCCAGGTTAAACCAAAATTATGTGGGTGCTGCCTCTTAGAGATGTAGGTAAGTTGATCGATAAGGAATTTTTATAATGAAAAAATTCTCTCTAGTCATGGATGAAAGTATGTTGGGTTTGTGTGGTATAATGAGACATCTTTGAGGAACGATTATGGTCATGCAAGAACAAATGGTGAATTCTTTAATGTTTTATAGAAGCTATGTGCATTGTGCTATACGATGCAATATCAAGAAGGGATTCAAACTTATGCTAATCTTATTTATTGGGATTCTCCAACTAAGTTATTGGTGATTGTTGCAAATTATCATGTGGATGGTGAGAAATTATAGATGTTTCAAGAAGGTGAAGAATTCTATTAGAGTTGATATGGCAAAACTAATTAGCAGTGTTCATTTGAAATTCCCTAATTGGTAGAAGATGATTGATTGTATTACATTTTCTTTAACATGGAAACTGTGTTGTTGAAACCTAAAGTTGAGCTAGAATTGTCACGCCTTGGGTGTAATTCTTGCTCACTAGGACCACTTGGTGATAGTATAATAAAAGGAGACTAAAAGCTATATGAACAAGACATCTAAGAAATTCCATAATTTTCttatattaatataaatattttatttctacaagaaaactatacatataaaacATCTGGTAAACGAACAAAAATCCAATGAAACAAAAATCAAAATAGGAATCAGCAAGTCGTGACCTCTAAGCAACTCTATGTATAAGTTGAAACTAACTATAATATCAAAAGGGTGTTTGTGCCTGCAAAATTGGAGATAAAGGAAAGCAGACAATAAATACAAATTGCTAAGTGAGTAataaaaaagatatatataaatttaatcttGTTTAGGAAGTCAAGGAAGGAGAGTAGGTCACAATTTCATATCACAACATTAATTACTTCTTTAGGTTTTTAAACTTATACATATAGGAATATATAAATACATCTGTAATTATCtacttattttattttgaatGTTTATCAATATTTAGAGTTTCAACTAGCATTTCTAATTATTGTTATCTTTTATCATCAATTAAAATAACTTTCAATTATCATTATTTAGTAAGATTCTAAAATTCTCCAGGCTCTAACGCCTAGGCCGCCTAGGTGAGAACTAGGTGCCGCTAGGCGGATTCCACGGTACcaacataaattacataataaatcacatACTGCAACATaataacattaaattaaaaatgagttcaaaattacacaaccaaatattatatatttattctacttctccataattttcaacaacttgttTTTCATTGGACATAAACTTAATATCATCATTGTGATCCGCCTTTTCTTCTTCGGATGCAAAATCATTCTCGtcaagttctctcactctagagcttcttcgggtTGTAGATTTTTATCTATTCtacttgcttcatcaaccatttgccatatgagcccggaacctagttcaactttATCATCTTCCACATCATCCACAATCCAAtcttgtgcatttgaagcatcttttacCAGAAGCACGTCGacattcttttctttttcttttttttttatttgtttaacaatctagcattaaattggataaatactagattgttcaacctgttgacatccaacctatttctctttgtatgaatcttgaaaaaaaaagagtaaatattATAGTCAGTAACATGAAATTAatactttattttaattaaagaCTTAAAGTTTAGATCTTACTCTTTCGAATGCACTCCAATTTTTTTCACATCgagatgaacttgtagttaatgaaagtatcctcaatgccactcttagcaagttgggtgtgtgagcaccgtatgtactccaccatgcacatggattAAATGTATTATCATTTTTTATACATGCTTTTGCTGTTAATGTTTTTTCAAATAAACCAGTCTCATCTCTGTATTTTAcaaattccttgttaataattgtatcttatagatctaactcattgacatgcaaaattttcatgcattcaaaaatcccctttgcgacctcctcataaagagcaataaaactatctttatagtaaaaatagatattcaacaaaaaaatgtagtggtatgcaatgatgtatcaagtctatcctttATTTTTGACTTAATAATCACTATGATAAGTTGATAATTTGATTTCACATTATTCAGGgtcaccttgatatcttcttAGCTTGAAGAAGCTTCCCAGATAGAAACCCCACGGATGACTTTCTATCTTTATCGATCCATCGAAGAACTCTTATCAAaagagcaaatattttcaaataaagtgtTACACCATTCCAATAACTAATGCTCATCACAGTAGAGTAAAtcaattttcctttgtttgtttttgaccatttacatttctctCACATATCACTTATAAATATGACCCTTAAACTAGACTTTTTTTCAATCAAACCTTGtaatgtgaggaaatttgatgcaaatcAGGTAACGTCCGGCCGGAttatgtctctcttcttcgtgaaacttcttATTATTGACAAAATCTTATGGTGACCAtaaatgaaaatggtaaaagacttAACTTGCTCAATAACCTTTTTATATCATGAAAGTTTGTTAATACTTGCAAGCATGAGATTAACAATGTGAGTATACTTCCAAGCGTGAGATTAACAATGTGATTTGCACATGAACTCTAAAAAATCCCAAGTCACTTTCCTCTTATTAATttattgttggtggcattgttTGTTATaatctgaacaatattctgagctcctacttgttcaacacaccTGTCAACATCCTCGAAAATAAGTTCATCTATATCTGCCTTAGATTCTAAATATGTAGTACCCTTCTTGCAATTAgcacaaatttaagatgcttctttttctatcactctatgcatctgtcatgatcgagtatccattctttgcccattaTTCTTAATGTTTCTTCAGCAGTtgctttgttctttcaactttAGCTTTCAACAGTGGCTCCCTAAgctgatattgagttggaggcttgaatcccTGTCTaaattgacccactgcctccattagttgcttgaagctatcattatcaacaatattgaatgagattccatttttATAAACTCATCGCCCAATATATTGTTcaacttgttgagttctctttttgaaaagagcctcatttatatttttttggcaaAGCAGTTTACTTCCACCGGAACCTACATTTTCTAGAGTAATTACCAATGAATATCTATCTATTTATGGGGCCAAGTGGAAAAGgttttttaattttatctatCCCTTCAATTTTAGGATCTTCTAGAGAAATAATCACCTCagctctacaactttgttcttccattattttgttcttctttctattcttccCTTCTAAAATAACTTGCTTGcgcttatttttattttcttgagATGCCTTTCGACAACGAGATACATTTTCAGGTATATTTCCTATGTGCTCCTTGATCCTATACACTCCCTTGACATTGCTTTTTCACACAACTTGCATTTAATTTTGTTGAGATTTTTAGGATTAATCAACATCTCATTCTCCTATCCAATGTCATTTGATTTTCTCCTAAGAATTCCAGATTCGGATTAGGTGACGGATGCCgtcgaagatggattgcttgCTTTTGTAATTGTAATAACCTTAAAGgtgatttaaaaataaatttaggatagaaatcagtaaaaaaaatattatcaaaatataaatgtgatttatataaattaataaaattcattagatttttttaaaaatttaaatataaaattattcatataaatatgatttatatgatttaatatgatttattagattttttaattttaaatataaaatatcataatataaattaattaataatatttattagaatttttaaattgtaAATATAATATTgttagaatataaataaattaataaaatttataaaaagaattt contains:
- the LOC122029642 gene encoding acyl-coenzyme A thioesterase 13-like codes for the protein MALESAKRSLEEAAVETLPTPALDALPSKFYDAFLLRGLRIDLVEPGRLLCSLIIPARLLNTGNFLHGGATASLVDLIGSAAFYTAGAKTRGTPLEIGVSYLDAAFANDEIVIEAKVLRAGRTVGVVTVELRQKKTGKIIANARYTKYLAPLSNL